Genomic segment of Tepidanaerobacter syntrophicus:
TTATCTAGAGCAGGGATGAGATATTCATCAATTATTTGAGTGGGAGTTAAGAAGTTTAGCATTTCATTGACTTTAGACTGAGCATCTTCTGCAAGGCCGTTTATTATAATACTTTCAATATCGCCTAAATCTGAAGAGGCTAATACTTTGCGGGCATCAGGCTCCTTTTCTGCACTGGCATATTCACTGATGTAATATTTTGCATACTTGTCGTGCCCCCACAGCACATTAAAGGCATTTACCGTCCCCATCACTTCTTTATCGGTAGGATCAATTATTGGCGCATCAAGCCCCGCTTCAAGGGCCATTGCAAGGAAAGTGCGGTTTAACAAAGAGCGATTAGGAAGACCGAACGAAACATTGCTTACACCTAGGACGGTTTTGACGCCAAGATATTCCTTTACAAGCCTTACAGCCTTTACGATTTCTTTTACGTCATCTTGCTGAGCAGAGGCTGCGATTACAAGGCAATCGATAAGCAGATTTTCTTTTGATATACCATATTCTTCGGCTGTTTTTACTATACGCTCTGCGATCTTAAATCTATCCTCAGCTCTTGATGGGATGCCATTTTCATCTAAGGTTAGGCCTATAACACAGGCTCCGTATTTTTTAACTATGGGGAAAATGTCATCCATTATTTGTTTCTTGCCGTTTACAGAATTAATTATCGGTTTACCATTATAAATTCTTACAGCAGCTTCAATTACATCGCTGTTTGCACTGTCTATTTGAAGAGGAATACTGATAGAGCTGGAAAGTTCTCGAACGATATTGAGCATCGTAGCTTTTTCATCTATTTCAGGCAGCCCCGCATTTACATTTAAAATATGTGCTCCTGCATCTTGCTGGAGCAAAGCCTGACGAAGGACGTATTCCATATCACCGCTTTTCAATGCTGTTTGAAGACGCTTTCTGCCAGTGGGATTGAGCTTTTCTCCGATAACAGTTACTCCATCGCCGATTATTACCGTTTTTGAAAAAGAGCTTACAGCTGTCATTGGCTTAACATGCCGTTTTACAGGCTTTAAACCTGAAATTGCGTTTCTAAGAGCCTTTATATGGTCATAGGTTGTGCCGCAGCAGCCTCCTAAGATTATAGCGCCTTTTTCAGCTATCTTTTTCGCGTATTCCGCAAATTCTTCGGGCCCTACATTAAATATGGTTTTTCCATCTACGAGTTTTGGCATGCCTGCATTAGGCTGAGATATTACCGGCAGTGTTGAATATAAAAGGACCTCTTCGATTATTGGCAGCATTTCGCGGGGGCCTAAAGAACAATTTATACCTAAGGCATCAACGCCAAGACTCGAGACAACATTTACCATTGTCAGAGGATCTGTGCCGGTAAGAGTTCTTCTGTCTTTTTGAAAAGTCATTGTAGCTATTACAGGCAAGCTTGTGTTTTCCTTGGCTGCAAGTATGGCTGCCTTCATTTCATAAATATCTGACATTGTTTCTATTAAAATTAAATCGGCACCTGCTTTACTGCCAATGATTAATTGTTCTTTAAAAAGATCATAAGCATCTTCAAAGGACAAAGAGCCATATGGCTTCATAAGCTGTCCAATGGGACCGATGTCTAAAGCTACGAGCTTTTCTTGGGCAGTTTCAAGTGCTATATTTACACCGGCACTTACAATTTCGGTTACATCATATCCGTATTTTTCAAGTTTTAGTCTGTTTGCACCAAATGTGTTTGTTGTAATCACATCTGCGCCGGCATCCAGATACCCTTTGTGGACCTTTTTAATAATTTCAGGATGAAGAATGTTATAGCTTTCCGGAAGCTCTCCTGCTTTAAGGCCATATGTTTGAAGCATTGTGCCCATTGCACCATCGAAAATTACAAAGTTTGAGAAGTCGATTTTCTTATTCAAGAAGGCTTTCA
This window contains:
- a CDS encoding homocysteine S-methyltransferase family protein; this encodes MKAFLNKKIDFSNFVIFDGAMGTMLQTYGLKAGELPESYNILHPEIIKKVHKGYLDAGADVITTNTFGANRLKLEKYGYDVTEIVSAGVNIALETAQEKLVALDIGPIGQLMKPYGSLSFEDAYDLFKEQLIIGSKAGADLILIETMSDIYEMKAAILAAKENTSLPVIATMTFQKDRRTLTGTDPLTMVNVVSSLGVDALGINCSLGPREMLPIIEEVLLYSTLPVISQPNAGMPKLVDGKTIFNVGPEEFAEYAKKIAEKGAIILGGCCGTTYDHIKALRNAISGLKPVKRHVKPMTAVSSFSKTVIIGDGVTVIGEKLNPTGRKRLQTALKSGDMEYVLRQALLQQDAGAHILNVNAGLPEIDEKATMLNIVRELSSSISIPLQIDSANSDVIEAAVRIYNGKPIINSVNGKKQIMDDIFPIVKKYGACVIGLTLDENGIPSRAEDRFKIAERIVKTAEEYGISKENLLIDCLVIAASAQQDDVKEIVKAVRLVKEYLGVKTVLGVSNVSFGLPNRSLLNRTFLAMALEAGLDAPIIDPTDKEVMGTVNAFNVLWGHDKYAKYYISEYASAEKEPDARKVLASSDLGDIESIIINGLAEDAQSKVNEMLNFLTPTQIIDEYLIPALDKVGRKYETGEIFLPQLIQSAETAKSAFEAIKSYIVKTGAGNTSISKGKIILATVRGDIHDIGKNIVKILLENYGFDVIDLGKDVPEEEIIRHIKAHNVRLVGLSALMTTTAQNMAKTIKAIRAEELDCGIMVGGAVLNPEFARNIGADYYGKDAQEAVRIAQEFFSA